A window of Ruminococcus champanellensis 18P13 = JCM 17042 contains these coding sequences:
- a CDS encoding sensor histidine kinase, with protein sequence MKHIKVRILATIWVSIFLLFVPFYIILNLTLPVHFEKEAKAALTYEMEYMSSMQKQESEDALALDYVGIFFSGDICFIDLTQDPAENSAADNSYGKYNVQSAEHDVLSYYDSQGLPFGQIRTLKTDNGYYVMVLYEDVFSWDGEKVPTIMYLNIQPIVQYTKRLNWLLDAIFLCVAAIMSVIGFRLGGQIEESQENQRRFFQNSSHELKTPLMAIQGYAEGIQTGVVDPIHSAEVIMQESDRLTRMVEEILYISKIDVHQLVLHIAVLDVRELLYDCLRSAEPIQNKKQCSVVTDFPDAPVRVRCDEDQLTRAFMNVLINGMRHCDKTVWLSCKADRHIITITIRDDGGGMDPQDLPHVFDRFYSGKKGNTGIGLALASDIIRLHKGSITAHNDKSGAVFEIRLPVAP encoded by the coding sequence ATGAAACACATCAAAGTCCGGATCCTGGCGACCATCTGGGTTTCGATCTTCTTACTGTTCGTGCCCTTCTACATCATCCTCAACCTGACTCTGCCGGTGCATTTTGAAAAGGAAGCCAAGGCGGCGCTCACCTATGAAATGGAGTATATGAGCAGCATGCAGAAGCAGGAGTCGGAGGATGCGCTCGCCCTGGACTATGTGGGCATCTTTTTCAGCGGGGATATCTGCTTTATCGACCTGACGCAGGATCCGGCGGAGAACAGTGCGGCGGACAACAGCTACGGCAAGTACAATGTACAGAGTGCGGAGCATGACGTGCTGTCCTATTACGACAGCCAGGGGCTTCCCTTCGGACAGATCCGGACATTGAAAACCGACAACGGCTACTACGTCATGGTTCTGTACGAGGACGTGTTCTCCTGGGACGGAGAAAAGGTGCCCACCATCATGTATCTGAACATTCAGCCCATCGTCCAGTACACCAAGCGGCTGAACTGGCTGCTGGATGCCATTTTCCTGTGCGTGGCTGCCATCATGAGCGTGATCGGCTTCCGGCTGGGAGGACAGATCGAGGAATCCCAGGAAAACCAGCGTCGCTTCTTCCAGAATTCCTCCCACGAGCTGAAAACTCCTCTGATGGCGATCCAGGGCTATGCGGAAGGCATCCAGACCGGGGTGGTGGATCCCATCCATTCGGCGGAGGTCATCATGCAGGAAAGCGACCGGCTGACCCGGATGGTGGAGGAGATCCTGTACATTTCCAAGATCGATGTGCATCAGTTAGTACTGCATATTGCGGTGCTGGATGTGCGGGAGCTGTTGTATGACTGTCTGCGCTCCGCAGAGCCGATCCAGAACAAAAAGCAATGCAGCGTGGTGACGGATTTTCCGGATGCGCCGGTGCGGGTGCGCTGTGATGAGGATCAGCTGACCCGGGCGTTTATGAACGTGCTGATCAACGGCATGCGGCACTGCGACAAGACGGTGTGGCTGTCCTGCAAGGCGGATCGGCATATTATCACCATTACCATCCGGGACGATGGGGGCGGCATGGATCCCCAGGATCTGCCCCATGTATTTGACCGGTTCTATTCCGGCAAAAAGGGCAATACGGGCATCGGGCTGGCGCTGGCATCTGACATCATCCGGCTGCACAAGGGCAGCATCACCGCCCACAACGACAAGAGCGGTGCAGTGTTTGAGATCCGCCTGCCGGTAGCACCATAG